In Pomacea canaliculata isolate SZHN2017 linkage group LG12, ASM307304v1, whole genome shotgun sequence, a single genomic region encodes these proteins:
- the LOC112576667 gene encoding pyruvate dehydrogenase phosphatase regulatory subunit, mitochondrial-like isoform X1, with product MQVATMRFITQSRLPLSLSLVCRRCQLLQTIMRSSFHCRKVVPVANTTWTRWYSSSDQGEEPDFSPHSTHAKANLTVPDQARVVICGGGVIGLSVAYHLAEKGWTDVVVLEQGSLTCGTTFHAAGLVGRMRSSRLESKLCDYSASLYKQWESEGDGVGWKQCGSLNVAQTLDRMIALKRQHEIAKTLGMECHVVTPSDIKKISPLLKVDDLQGGLWIPGDGRVTAPDVAMVFSRKAKAKGVKIIEGVSIRQVMTENFKVAKVETSAGNIKCEYFVNAAGMWARTLGKKTVPNRVNVPVHACEHYYLVTKPMEGVDSLMPVVRDYDNYIYTREWNGGILAGGFEPNPIPCFHHGVPDKFEFQLLQEDYDHFHVLLNYILNRIPALEEAEVRQVVNGPESFTPDSQWLLGESPEIVNYFIAAGMNSKGIAGAGGVGKFMAEWIVDGYPSENLWAYDIRRFIGHHNNKRFLRDRMQEAFPNHCILKYPREEYTSGRMLRSSPLYTRQEVAGAVFGETMAYERAMYFNLEDDKDKDNKRRMWTFTKPKWFEAVQEEYWACKERVCIMDMSSFLKLELQSTNREVVDFLQYMCSNDIDIDVGSIVHTGMQNERGGHENDCTIARLDKSSFFMICPATQQSKAWAWLTRHMPQNGSVHLRDITSMFTAINIIGPHAQQLLADVTDISTSRSDFRPMTCKKMDVGYASGILAMRLTHTGEDGFILYIPSEYALHVYDILMEAGKDYGVRNAGYYALRHLRIENFFAYWGLDLSEKTTPLECGRGYRVKFDKGDFLGRAALLRQREEGVPQRFVHFQLEDYDVNLDLWPWGGEPIYRNGKYAGLTTTCGFGFALDKMVCLGFISDYDERGQPRIIKNSNDFVMKDAKYEINIAGSRFPAKPSIYTPKQNVAYLDPAFIPAPQKPY from the exons ATGCAAGTAGCAACCATGAGGTTCATAACTCAAAGCCGATTACCTTTGAGCCTCTCATTGGTATGTCGGAGATGTCAGTTGCTACAGACCATCATGAGATCTTCCTTTCACTGCAGAAAAGTAGTGCCAGTGGCTAATACAACATGGACTAGATGGTACTCCTCTAGTGATCAAGGTGAAGAACCAGATTTTTCTCCCCACTCAACTCATGCAAAAGCCAACCTTACAGTACCAGATCAGGCCAGAGTGGTCATTTGTGGTGGGGGTGTCATAGGTCTCTCTGTGGCATATCATCTGGCAGAGAAGGGCTGGACggatgttgttgttttggaacAAGGCAG TCTGACATGTGGAACAACATTTCATGCTGCGGGCTTGGTGGGGCGCATGCGGTCTTCCAGACTGGAGTCAAAACTGTGTGACTACAGTGCTTCATTATATAAGCAGTGGGAGTCAGAGGGAGATGGAGTTG GATGGAAACAGTGTGGAAGCCTGAACGTTGCTCAGACACTGGATCGCATGATAGCACTGAAGCGCCAGCATGAGATAGCAAA AACCCTAGGAATGGAGTGCCATGTTGTCACACCATCTGACATTAAGAAGATCTCTCCCTTGTTAAAAGTGGATGATTTGCAA GGTGGACTTTGGATCCCTGGAGATGGGAGAGTTACAGCACCAGATGTTGCTATGGTTTTCTCCAGAAAAGCCAAGGCAAAAG GTGTAAAGATCATTGAAGGGGTCAGTATACGTCAAGTGATGACAGAAAATTTTAAGGTGGCAAAGGTGGAGACATCTGCTGGGAATATAaagtgtgaatattttgtcaatgCTGCTGGCATG TGGGCACGCACACTGGGCAAGAAAACAGTACCTAATAGGGTTAACGTCCCTGTTCATGCCTGTGAACATTATTACCTGGTTACCAAGCCCATGGAAGGTGTAGACTCTCTTATGCCAGTTGTGCGAGATTATGACAACTACATCTATACTCGAGAATGGAATGGTGGAATCCTAGCTGGAGGATTTGAGCCTAATCCCATACCATGCTTCCATCATGGTGTTCCTGACAAGTTTGAATTCCAGCTTTTACAAGAGGACTATGATCATTTTC ATGTCTTGCTTAACTACATCTTGAACCGTATCCCTGCCTTGGAAGAGGCAGAAGTTAGGCAGGTGGTCAATGGACCTGAGAGCTTCACACCAGACTCACAGTGGCTCCTAGGAGAAAGTCCAGAG ATAGTGAATTATTTTATAGCAGCAGGTATGAATTCTAAAGGAATAGCAGGAGCAGGAGGTGTGGGTAAATTTATGGCAGAATGGATTGTGGATGGCTACCCAAGTGAAAACCTTTGGGCATATGACATTCGACGTTTCATAGGTCATCACAATAACAAAAGATTCCTAAGAGACCGTATGCAGGAAGCATTTC CAAACCACTGCATCCTGAAGTATCCACGTGAAGAGTACACATCTGGGCGCATGTTGAGATCATCTCCCTTATACACTCGTCAGGAGGTTGCAGGTGCTGTGTTTGGAGAGACAATGGCTTATGAGCGAGCCATGTATTTTAATCTAGAAGATG ATAAGGATAAGGATAACAAGAGGCGTATGTGGACGTTTACCAAACCAAAGTGGTTTGAAGCAGTGCAAGAAGAGTACTGGGCTTGTAAAGAACGTGTCTGCATTATGGACATGTCTTCTTTCTTAAAATTAGAACTACAG TCAACCAATAGAGAGGTAGTGGACTTCCTGCAGTACATGTGTTCCAATGACATTGACATCGATGTGGGTTCTATTGTTCACACTGGCATGCAAAATGAGCGAGGTGGCCACGAGAATGACTGCACCATTGCTCGGCTAGATAAGAGCAG CTTTTTCATGATCTGCCCTGCTACCCAGCAGTCCAAAGCCTGGGCCTGGTTAACCCGGCATATGCCACAGAATGGGTCTGTGCACTTACGAGACATCACTTCAATGTTCACTGCCATCAATATCATTGGTCCACATGCTCAGCAGCTTCTAGCTGATGTGACAGACATTTCTACATCAAGGTCTGACTTTCGTCCAATGACTTGCAAAAAGATGGATGTTGGTTATGCCAGCGGCATCTTAGCCATGCGCTTGACACACACCGGAGAAGATGGCTTTATTCTTTATATCCCCTCTGAG TATGCACTTCATGTGTATGACATCTTAATGGAGGCTGGGAAAGATTATGGAGTGAGGAATGCTGGATACTATGCTTTGCGCCATCTGCGCATTGAAAACTTCTTTGCCTACTGGGGCTTGGACCTTAGTGAAAAGACTACGCCTCTAGAATGTGGTCGTGGCTACCGAGTGAAGTTTGAT AAAGGAGACTTCCTTGGCAGGGCAGCTCTCTTACGTCAGCGAGAAGAAGGTGTTCCTCAAAGGTTTGTTCACTTCCAGCTAGAGGATTACGATGTCAACCTTGACCTTTGGCCTTGGGGTGGGGAGCCAATCTACCGCAATGGGAAGTATGCCGGCTTGACCACAACATGTGGATTTGGCTTTGCTTTGGACAAGATGGTATGTCTTGGGTTCATCAGTGATTACGATGAACGGGGACAACCCAGGATCATCAAGAACAGCAATGACTTTGTCATGAAGGATGCAAAGTATGAGATCAACATTGCAGGCTCCCGGTTCCCGGCCAAGCCGTCCATCTACACCCCAAAGCAAAATGTAGCCTACCTTGATCCTGCATTCATTCCAGCGCCACAGAAACCATACTAA
- the LOC112576667 gene encoding pyruvate dehydrogenase phosphatase regulatory subunit, mitochondrial-like isoform X2 produces MECHVVTPSDIKKISPLLKVDDLQGGLWIPGDGRVTAPDVAMVFSRKAKAKGVKIIEGVSIRQVMTENFKVAKVETSAGNIKCEYFVNAAGMWARTLGKKTVPNRVNVPVHACEHYYLVTKPMEGVDSLMPVVRDYDNYIYTREWNGGILAGGFEPNPIPCFHHGVPDKFEFQLLQEDYDHFHVLLNYILNRIPALEEAEVRQVVNGPESFTPDSQWLLGESPEIVNYFIAAGMNSKGIAGAGGVGKFMAEWIVDGYPSENLWAYDIRRFIGHHNNKRFLRDRMQEAFPNHCILKYPREEYTSGRMLRSSPLYTRQEVAGAVFGETMAYERAMYFNLEDDKDKDNKRRMWTFTKPKWFEAVQEEYWACKERVCIMDMSSFLKLELQSTNREVVDFLQYMCSNDIDIDVGSIVHTGMQNERGGHENDCTIARLDKSSFFMICPATQQSKAWAWLTRHMPQNGSVHLRDITSMFTAINIIGPHAQQLLADVTDISTSRSDFRPMTCKKMDVGYASGILAMRLTHTGEDGFILYIPSEYALHVYDILMEAGKDYGVRNAGYYALRHLRIENFFAYWGLDLSEKTTPLECGRGYRVKFDKGDFLGRAALLRQREEGVPQRFVHFQLEDYDVNLDLWPWGGEPIYRNGKYAGLTTTCGFGFALDKMVCLGFISDYDERGQPRIIKNSNDFVMKDAKYEINIAGSRFPAKPSIYTPKQNVAYLDPAFIPAPQKPY; encoded by the exons ATGGAGTGCCATGTTGTCACACCATCTGACATTAAGAAGATCTCTCCCTTGTTAAAAGTGGATGATTTGCAA GGTGGACTTTGGATCCCTGGAGATGGGAGAGTTACAGCACCAGATGTTGCTATGGTTTTCTCCAGAAAAGCCAAGGCAAAAG GTGTAAAGATCATTGAAGGGGTCAGTATACGTCAAGTGATGACAGAAAATTTTAAGGTGGCAAAGGTGGAGACATCTGCTGGGAATATAaagtgtgaatattttgtcaatgCTGCTGGCATG TGGGCACGCACACTGGGCAAGAAAACAGTACCTAATAGGGTTAACGTCCCTGTTCATGCCTGTGAACATTATTACCTGGTTACCAAGCCCATGGAAGGTGTAGACTCTCTTATGCCAGTTGTGCGAGATTATGACAACTACATCTATACTCGAGAATGGAATGGTGGAATCCTAGCTGGAGGATTTGAGCCTAATCCCATACCATGCTTCCATCATGGTGTTCCTGACAAGTTTGAATTCCAGCTTTTACAAGAGGACTATGATCATTTTC ATGTCTTGCTTAACTACATCTTGAACCGTATCCCTGCCTTGGAAGAGGCAGAAGTTAGGCAGGTGGTCAATGGACCTGAGAGCTTCACACCAGACTCACAGTGGCTCCTAGGAGAAAGTCCAGAG ATAGTGAATTATTTTATAGCAGCAGGTATGAATTCTAAAGGAATAGCAGGAGCAGGAGGTGTGGGTAAATTTATGGCAGAATGGATTGTGGATGGCTACCCAAGTGAAAACCTTTGGGCATATGACATTCGACGTTTCATAGGTCATCACAATAACAAAAGATTCCTAAGAGACCGTATGCAGGAAGCATTTC CAAACCACTGCATCCTGAAGTATCCACGTGAAGAGTACACATCTGGGCGCATGTTGAGATCATCTCCCTTATACACTCGTCAGGAGGTTGCAGGTGCTGTGTTTGGAGAGACAATGGCTTATGAGCGAGCCATGTATTTTAATCTAGAAGATG ATAAGGATAAGGATAACAAGAGGCGTATGTGGACGTTTACCAAACCAAAGTGGTTTGAAGCAGTGCAAGAAGAGTACTGGGCTTGTAAAGAACGTGTCTGCATTATGGACATGTCTTCTTTCTTAAAATTAGAACTACAG TCAACCAATAGAGAGGTAGTGGACTTCCTGCAGTACATGTGTTCCAATGACATTGACATCGATGTGGGTTCTATTGTTCACACTGGCATGCAAAATGAGCGAGGTGGCCACGAGAATGACTGCACCATTGCTCGGCTAGATAAGAGCAG CTTTTTCATGATCTGCCCTGCTACCCAGCAGTCCAAAGCCTGGGCCTGGTTAACCCGGCATATGCCACAGAATGGGTCTGTGCACTTACGAGACATCACTTCAATGTTCACTGCCATCAATATCATTGGTCCACATGCTCAGCAGCTTCTAGCTGATGTGACAGACATTTCTACATCAAGGTCTGACTTTCGTCCAATGACTTGCAAAAAGATGGATGTTGGTTATGCCAGCGGCATCTTAGCCATGCGCTTGACACACACCGGAGAAGATGGCTTTATTCTTTATATCCCCTCTGAG TATGCACTTCATGTGTATGACATCTTAATGGAGGCTGGGAAAGATTATGGAGTGAGGAATGCTGGATACTATGCTTTGCGCCATCTGCGCATTGAAAACTTCTTTGCCTACTGGGGCTTGGACCTTAGTGAAAAGACTACGCCTCTAGAATGTGGTCGTGGCTACCGAGTGAAGTTTGAT AAAGGAGACTTCCTTGGCAGGGCAGCTCTCTTACGTCAGCGAGAAGAAGGTGTTCCTCAAAGGTTTGTTCACTTCCAGCTAGAGGATTACGATGTCAACCTTGACCTTTGGCCTTGGGGTGGGGAGCCAATCTACCGCAATGGGAAGTATGCCGGCTTGACCACAACATGTGGATTTGGCTTTGCTTTGGACAAGATGGTATGTCTTGGGTTCATCAGTGATTACGATGAACGGGGACAACCCAGGATCATCAAGAACAGCAATGACTTTGTCATGAAGGATGCAAAGTATGAGATCAACATTGCAGGCTCCCGGTTCCCGGCCAAGCCGTCCATCTACACCCCAAAGCAAAATGTAGCCTACCTTGATCCTGCATTCATTCCAGCGCCACAGAAACCATACTAA